From the genome of Macrobrachium nipponense isolate FS-2020 chromosome 29, ASM1510439v2, whole genome shotgun sequence, one region includes:
- the LOC135205933 gene encoding uncharacterized protein LOC135205933 isoform X2, translated as MVLKVVILMAVAVASSLGQDNMVQESEPASVITPETLRPSILRELPKPFAPGEFPYYYHPHRYHPYYHYPYHHYQHYRNHPSREDGKGVAVHPGGATSYIFPQVHGIGKRSAEASAEPSYAYSYMSHLHPYFNRPFGYYRRYPYYGRPFGLYHHHLDKRSTPVRTPGEPQYSFVYPSDPTDPFGSYHGYSYRW; from the exons ATGGTGCTTAAG GTTGTCATCTTGATGGCGGTGGCGGTGGCGTCGTCTCTGGGACAAGACAACATGGTCCAGGAGTCAGAGCCAGCGAGCGTCATAACACCAGAGACACTGAGACCATCCATCCTGAGGGAATTGCCCAAGCCCTTTGCTCCGGGAGAGTTCCCTTACTACTACCACCCCCACAGGTACCATCCGTACTACCACTATCCGTACCACCACTACCAGCACTATCGCAACCACCCCAGCAGGGAAGACGGCAAGGGCGTAGCGGTCCACCCCGGGGGCGCTACGTCCTACATCTTCCCCCAGGTGCACGGCATCGGGAAGAGGTCGGCAGAGGCTTCGGCTGAACCCAGCTACGCCTACAGCTACATGTCGCATCTGCATCCGTACTTCAACAGGCCCTTCGGATACTACAGGAGGTACCCTTACTACGGTAGGCCCTTCGGCCTGTACCACCACCACCTGGACAAGAGGTCCACCCCAGTCAGGACGCCTGGTGAGCCTCAGTACAGCTTCGTCTATCCGAGCGACCCTACCGACCCCTTCGGCAGCTATCATGGATACAGTTACAGATGGTGA
- the LOC135205933 gene encoding uncharacterized protein LOC135205933 isoform X1: protein MVLKQVVILMAVAVASSLGQDNMVQESEPASVITPETLRPSILRELPKPFAPGEFPYYYHPHRYHPYYHYPYHHYQHYRNHPSREDGKGVAVHPGGATSYIFPQVHGIGKRSAEASAEPSYAYSYMSHLHPYFNRPFGYYRRYPYYGRPFGLYHHHLDKRSTPVRTPGEPQYSFVYPSDPTDPFGSYHGYSYRW, encoded by the exons ATGGTGCTTAAG CAGGTTGTCATCTTGATGGCGGTGGCGGTGGCGTCGTCTCTGGGACAAGACAACATGGTCCAGGAGTCAGAGCCAGCGAGCGTCATAACACCAGAGACACTGAGACCATCCATCCTGAGGGAATTGCCCAAGCCCTTTGCTCCGGGAGAGTTCCCTTACTACTACCACCCCCACAGGTACCATCCGTACTACCACTATCCGTACCACCACTACCAGCACTATCGCAACCACCCCAGCAGGGAAGACGGCAAGGGCGTAGCGGTCCACCCCGGGGGCGCTACGTCCTACATCTTCCCCCAGGTGCACGGCATCGGGAAGAGGTCGGCAGAGGCTTCGGCTGAACCCAGCTACGCCTACAGCTACATGTCGCATCTGCATCCGTACTTCAACAGGCCCTTCGGATACTACAGGAGGTACCCTTACTACGGTAGGCCCTTCGGCCTGTACCACCACCACCTGGACAAGAGGTCCACCCCAGTCAGGACGCCTGGTGAGCCTCAGTACAGCTTCGTCTATCCGAGCGACCCTACCGACCCCTTCGGCAGCTATCATGGATACAGTTACAGATGGTGA